From a region of the Rouxiella sp. S1S-2 genome:
- a CDS encoding class I SAM-dependent methyltransferase, which translates to MDNKNSHTQSVSHQFSPNAHNYLTSKVHAQGADLEKLATLLAPFSDAVVVDLGCGAGHASFTAARFAKKVIAYDLSAEMLAVVEHAATDKGLTNIEVQQGYAEVLPFADASVDIVISRYSAHHWHDVGRALREVRRILKPGGNVVMMDTCSPGHPVLDIYLQTVEKLRDTSHVRSYSTGEWLHMFNDAGLNIAQLSTDKLTLEFNSWVARLKTPQHFVQAIRELQKVMSDEVTHYFAIQADGTFETDTVFIEAGKSR; encoded by the coding sequence ATGGATAACAAAAATAGCCATACGCAGAGTGTTAGTCACCAGTTCAGCCCAAACGCCCATAATTATTTAACCAGCAAGGTTCACGCGCAGGGGGCCGATTTGGAAAAACTGGCGACTCTGCTTGCGCCATTCTCCGACGCCGTGGTGGTGGATTTAGGCTGCGGGGCAGGGCACGCTAGCTTCACCGCTGCCAGATTTGCCAAAAAAGTTATTGCCTATGATTTGTCTGCGGAGATGCTGGCAGTGGTCGAGCACGCTGCGACGGATAAAGGACTGACCAATATAGAGGTACAGCAGGGATATGCCGAAGTCTTGCCTTTTGCGGACGCCAGCGTGGATATTGTTATCAGCCGTTATTCAGCCCATCACTGGCACGACGTGGGGCGGGCGCTGCGGGAAGTACGCCGCATTTTAAAGCCGGGTGGCAACGTCGTGATGATGGATACCTGTTCACCGGGGCATCCGGTCCTGGATATCTACCTGCAAACCGTCGAGAAACTGCGCGATACCTCACACGTGAGAAGTTATTCTACCGGCGAGTGGCTGCACATGTTTAATGATGCCGGATTAAATATTGCTCAACTGAGTACGGATAAATTAACCCTAGAGTTCAACAGCTGGGTGGCAAGGTTGAAAACGCCGCAGCATTTCGTGCAGGCGATTCGAGAGCTGCAAAAGGTGATGTCAGATGAGGTGACTCATTATTTCGCCATTCAGGCCGATGGCACCTTTGAAACGGATACGGTATTTATTGAAGCAGGTAAATCGCGTTAG
- a CDS encoding helix-turn-helix transcriptional regulator, whose product MTSLDLLSGPKALGAFLRAHRERTSPEMVGLPHSTRRRTSGLRREELAQISGISTTWYTWIEQGRDVSISATTLSRLAQALRLQPAEEDYLFSLAGVKNPQEPAHAPTVSEHLAQCIHQLNCPGYLIDSCWNMLAWNTQAEQLFQGWLDNEEHPNLLRFVFLHPLARTLLVNWEARAKRSVAEFRAETSHYAHSEAIRQLVINLRQQSSEFDKWWAQQEVLAREGGERRFEHPQRGPVRYLQQTFLPSGNSELRMVMLIEQPPAG is encoded by the coding sequence ATGACTTCTTTAGACCTTTTAAGCGGACCGAAAGCACTGGGCGCATTTTTACGTGCTCACCGAGAAAGGACTTCTCCAGAAATGGTGGGACTGCCGCACTCAACGAGGCGTCGCACCAGTGGCCTGCGCCGCGAAGAGCTGGCGCAAATCAGCGGGATCAGCACCACCTGGTACACCTGGATTGAACAAGGCAGAGACGTTTCAATTTCAGCCACTACCTTGAGCAGGCTGGCGCAGGCGCTGCGTTTGCAGCCGGCCGAAGAGGACTATTTGTTTAGTCTGGCAGGCGTTAAAAACCCTCAGGAGCCCGCTCATGCACCGACCGTTTCTGAGCATCTTGCACAGTGCATTCACCAGCTTAACTGCCCCGGCTATCTGATTGACAGCTGCTGGAACATGCTGGCCTGGAATACCCAGGCCGAGCAGCTTTTTCAGGGCTGGTTAGACAATGAGGAACACCCCAACTTACTGCGTTTTGTGTTTCTTCACCCGCTGGCACGCACGCTGCTGGTTAACTGGGAAGCGCGCGCAAAGCGGAGTGTGGCCGAGTTTAGGGCCGAAACCAGCCACTATGCACATTCTGAGGCTATCCGCCAATTAGTGATAAATTTACGTCAGCAGAGCAGCGAGTTTGACAAGTGGTGGGCGCAGCAGGAAGTGCTGGCGCGAGAAGGCGGAGAAAGGCGCTTTGAACATCCTCAACGTGGACCTGTGCGCTATCTGCAACAAACATTTTTACCCTCAGGAAACAGTGAGTTAAGGATGGTGATGTTGATAGAACAACCGCCTGCAGGATAA
- a CDS encoding GNAT family N-acetyltransferase: MTSRLIFQNESLEIRLPTELEAPLHFEAIQASIDDISAWESWCTAGYSLEDSRTYLLDSYVKRQRGIEYRFCLFDLASGKIVGSIALNRIVHEYKTANIGYWIRSDFTGRSLAVTAVKALARFAFDELSMTRLEIVAMEKNHRSRRVAEKVGAFDEGLHRNRLYYQGNPVNAWLYSLIPGDLA, translated from the coding sequence ATGACGAGCCGTCTGATTTTTCAGAATGAAAGTTTGGAAATACGTTTGCCGACGGAGCTGGAAGCGCCGCTGCATTTTGAGGCCATTCAAGCATCTATTGATGATATCTCAGCCTGGGAGAGCTGGTGCACCGCAGGCTACAGCCTGGAAGACAGCCGCACTTATCTGCTCGACTCCTATGTTAAACGTCAGCGCGGGATAGAATACCGCTTTTGCCTGTTTGATCTGGCCAGTGGGAAAATTGTCGGCTCAATTGCGTTAAATCGTATTGTTCATGAATATAAAACGGCCAATATAGGATACTGGATACGCAGCGATTTCACCGGCCGTTCATTGGCGGTTACCGCCGTTAAAGCGTTGGCCCGTTTCGCGTTTGATGAGTTATCCATGACACGTTTGGAAATTGTGGCGATGGAAAAAAACCACCGCAGCCGTCGGGTTGCAGAAAAGGTCGGGGCCTTTGACGAAGGCCTGCACCGCAATCGCCTTTATTATCAGGGAAACCCCGTAAACGCCTGGTTATATTCGCTGATACCCGGCGATTTGGCGTAA
- the sseA gene encoding 3-mercaptopyruvate sulfurtransferase: MSSSIVSTDWLASHLNEPSLVIIDCRKSKPGITPAIDFHGKYLAEHIPGAIYVEVDDISDCSTGLPHMLPTAEAFSQSMSERGISNDSSIILYDEGDLFSAPRVWWMLKSFGAASVRILDGGLNAWVKEGKTVEAGENVLPTATFTATLPGEVVVSADQVKQAIGKVQIIDARSLGRFKGELPEPRPGLHGGHIPGSLSVPFTELTQDGQIKSPQALEETFIRLGVALNQPTIASCGSGVTAAALLFGLHLLGSEEVKIYDGSWAQWGDINEDYPIETH, from the coding sequence ATGAGTTCATCTATCGTATCAACCGACTGGCTGGCTTCACACCTCAACGAACCTAGCCTGGTTATTATCGATTGCCGTAAATCTAAACCTGGCATCACTCCGGCGATTGATTTCCATGGAAAATATCTTGCCGAACACATTCCCGGGGCTATTTATGTTGAGGTCGATGATATCTCTGACTGTAGTACCGGTCTGCCCCACATGCTGCCCACTGCCGAAGCATTCAGCCAATCAATGAGCGAACGCGGCATCAGCAATGACAGTTCGATTATTCTCTACGATGAAGGCGACTTGTTTAGCGCGCCGCGCGTGTGGTGGATGCTGAAAAGCTTTGGTGCGGCCAGCGTACGCATTCTCGACGGCGGGCTGAACGCCTGGGTCAAGGAAGGAAAAACCGTCGAAGCCGGTGAGAATGTTCTGCCTACAGCGACCTTCACCGCCACACTGCCGGGTGAAGTGGTGGTCAGCGCCGACCAGGTGAAACAGGCTATTGGTAAGGTGCAAATCATTGATGCGCGTTCGCTTGGGCGTTTCAAGGGCGAATTGCCAGAACCCCGTCCGGGTCTGCACGGCGGTCATATTCCCGGTAGCCTCAGCGTGCCCTTTACTGAACTCACCCAAGACGGGCAAATAAAATCACCGCAGGCGCTGGAAGAGACCTTTATTCGTCTTGGCGTGGCGCTAAATCAGCCGACTATTGCCAGCTGCGGTTCGGGTGTAACGGCGGCGGCGCTCCTGTTTGGGCTGCATTTGCTGGGTTCAGAAGAGGTGAAGATTTATGACGGCTCGTGGGCCCAATGGGGTGATATTAACGAAGATTACCCCATTGAAACGCACTAA
- a CDS encoding SDR family NAD(P)-dependent oxidoreductase, whose protein sequence is MTTTFSQPIALVTGGSRGLGRSTVLALAARGVRSIFTYNTNLTEAEKVVEAARVAGAQAIALQLDTANSATFAGFIGQVQTALTEMGRDRLDYLVNNAGISHHNSIAKTSEAELDLIYQVNFKGVFFLTQQLLPIINNGGRIVNISSGLTRVSVPDSGPYAAMKGALEVFTRYLAKELGERRITANTVAPGAVQTDFSGGIVRDNPEVNKRVSNMTALGRPGLPDDIGPMIASLLSEDNRWVNGQRIEVSGGMVL, encoded by the coding sequence ATGACTACTACTTTTTCACAACCGATTGCGCTGGTAACCGGCGGCAGCCGGGGGCTTGGACGAAGCACTGTGCTGGCTCTTGCGGCGCGTGGCGTACGCAGTATTTTCACCTATAACACCAATCTGACCGAAGCAGAAAAAGTGGTTGAAGCCGCAAGGGTTGCAGGGGCTCAGGCTATTGCCCTGCAGCTTGATACCGCCAACAGCGCCACCTTTGCCGGTTTTATTGGCCAGGTGCAAACCGCATTGACTGAGATGGGGCGCGATCGACTCGATTATTTAGTCAATAACGCCGGTATTTCTCACCACAACTCGATTGCCAAAACCAGCGAGGCCGAGCTTGACCTGATTTATCAGGTCAATTTTAAAGGGGTATTTTTTCTAACCCAGCAACTGCTGCCGATTATCAATAACGGCGGGCGCATCGTGAATATCTCCAGCGGCCTCACGCGCGTCAGCGTGCCTGATAGCGGGCCTTATGCCGCTATGAAAGGCGCACTCGAAGTATTCACGCGTTATCTTGCCAAAGAGTTGGGCGAGCGGCGAATTACCGCCAATACCGTCGCACCGGGAGCCGTCCAAACTGATTTTAGCGGCGGTATTGTGCGTGATAATCCAGAGGTCAATAAAAGGGTGTCGAACATGACGGCTCTGGGGCGGCCGGGGTTGCCTGATGATATTGGCCCCATGATCGCCTCACTGCTTTCTGAGGATAATCGCTGGGTCAACGGGCAACGCATTGAAGTTTCTGGCGGTATGGTGCTCTAA
- a CDS encoding AraC family transcriptional regulator, producing MTDMKQLREAVEQAIAQRGNISPCYTEAEGMILLKSQTHRHPMHLIHKPALCIVAQGEKWTSFGDERLYYRAGEAMLVSVEMPGASQVVEASAEASYLSVVVELDLAIMNDVYQQMASPPEPDPGSKNAAQVIQLSPRLIECVLRALKLLNSPEAIPLLYPGLMRELCYWLLTGPHGPLLATTLLGGERNHRLLEAVHVLRKNFNKTLRIDTLAGVAGLSPTAFHRHFRVMTSMTPGQFQKKIRLLEARRLLLSGATSAESVAFQVGYASPSQFSREYARLFGAPPRRDIVNLQAQLRE from the coding sequence ATGACTGACATGAAACAATTGCGCGAAGCTGTCGAGCAGGCAATAGCGCAGCGAGGAAATATCAGCCCCTGTTACACCGAGGCTGAGGGCATGATCCTGCTGAAGTCGCAAACGCATCGCCATCCTATGCACTTAATTCATAAGCCTGCGCTATGCATCGTGGCGCAGGGAGAGAAATGGACCAGCTTTGGTGACGAACGTCTTTACTACCGAGCAGGTGAGGCCATGTTAGTCAGCGTAGAGATGCCAGGCGCCAGTCAGGTGGTGGAGGCCAGCGCCGAAGCATCCTATCTTAGTGTCGTGGTCGAGTTGGACTTGGCTATTATGAACGACGTTTACCAGCAAATGGCTTCTCCCCCCGAGCCAGACCCCGGTTCAAAAAATGCGGCTCAGGTTATTCAACTCTCCCCGCGCCTCATTGAGTGCGTATTGCGTGCCTTAAAACTCCTTAACTCTCCGGAAGCTATCCCACTTCTCTATCCGGGCCTGATGAGAGAATTATGCTATTGGCTACTTACGGGTCCGCACGGCCCATTGCTGGCAACCACCTTGCTGGGAGGAGAGCGCAATCATAGACTGCTCGAGGCGGTACACGTGCTGCGAAAAAACTTTAATAAAACGCTGCGTATTGACACGCTTGCCGGTGTCGCGGGACTCAGCCCCACGGCTTTTCATCGGCACTTCAGGGTGATGACGTCAATGACGCCGGGCCAATTTCAGAAAAAAATTAGATTACTGGAGGCGCGCCGGCTGTTGCTTTCAGGCGCTACGTCGGCAGAAAGCGTGGCTTTTCAGGTGGGTTATGCCAGTCCTTCACAGTTTAGTCGTGAATATGCTCGGCTATTTGGTGCGCCGCCCCGTCGCGACATCGTCAACTTGCAGGCCCAGCTCAGGGAATAG
- the agp gene encoding bifunctional glucose-1-phosphatase/inositol phosphatase, whose translation MKRFSRYALLSTLACLVSASLPAAAVAAENNLELQQVLIFSRHSIRAPLANYNNALGNATTRTWPVWNTEGGLLTPKGGKVEEHVGGYYRLWLAQNKLLPAKGCPQAGEVFTYANSLPRTIDTAKHFLIGAFPGCELPVVNRVEVGKMDPVFNPIITADVTDQFRSDAISATDKLAGEGGLDGLNKRLKPNYALVAKVMDFQNSKTCKEDKVCDLSTQPSKLVVNQGKEPGISGPLSLGTGISDAFMLQYYEGLPAKDVAWGKITTPEQWRQVEEFKNADQQAIFSSPQIGKNAAATTLTFMSGVLDKSLAKTDDQHAAQQARVTLLVGHDSNIAAFLSALKIKNFTLPGQYERTPIAGAVVFQRWHDKKTNKDLMKIEYVYPTALQIRNGSTYSLKSPMHKVVLQAEGCPIDSKGFCSAETFNQVVQEGLKS comes from the coding sequence GTGAAAAGATTTTCCCGCTATGCGCTATTGAGCACCCTGGCTTGCCTGGTATCGGCATCGCTGCCTGCCGCCGCCGTTGCCGCAGAAAATAATCTTGAGCTACAGCAGGTGCTCATTTTCAGCCGTCACAGCATTCGCGCCCCTTTGGCCAACTACAACAATGCATTGGGCAACGCGACTACCCGCACCTGGCCGGTATGGAATACTGAAGGTGGATTATTAACGCCGAAGGGCGGGAAAGTTGAAGAGCACGTTGGTGGGTACTACCGCCTGTGGTTAGCGCAAAATAAACTGCTGCCAGCGAAAGGCTGTCCACAGGCCGGTGAAGTCTTCACCTATGCCAACAGCCTGCCGCGCACCATTGATACCGCCAAGCATTTCCTTATCGGCGCTTTTCCGGGCTGCGAACTTCCTGTGGTAAACCGTGTTGAAGTGGGGAAAATGGATCCGGTGTTTAACCCGATCATTACCGCCGACGTGACCGATCAATTCAGATCTGATGCCATTAGCGCGACCGATAAACTTGCCGGTGAGGGCGGTCTTGATGGCTTGAACAAGCGTTTGAAACCTAATTACGCGCTGGTTGCCAAGGTCATGGATTTCCAAAACTCGAAAACCTGTAAAGAAGATAAAGTGTGCGACCTGAGCACGCAGCCTTCTAAGCTGGTGGTGAATCAGGGCAAAGAGCCAGGCATCTCTGGTCCGCTGTCACTGGGGACCGGTATCAGTGATGCCTTCATGCTGCAATATTATGAAGGCCTGCCAGCTAAAGACGTGGCGTGGGGCAAAATTACCACGCCTGAACAGTGGCGCCAGGTCGAAGAGTTTAAAAATGCCGATCAACAGGCCATTTTTAGCTCACCGCAGATTGGTAAAAACGCGGCGGCGACTACGCTGACCTTTATGTCTGGTGTGCTCGATAAATCGCTGGCTAAAACCGACGATCAGCACGCCGCTCAACAGGCTCGCGTAACCCTGCTCGTAGGCCACGATTCAAACATCGCCGCATTCCTGTCGGCGCTGAAAATCAAAAACTTCACGCTGCCGGGCCAATACGAGCGTACGCCGATTGCCGGAGCCGTGGTATTCCAACGCTGGCATGACAAGAAAACCAATAAAGATCTGATGAAAATTGAGTACGTTTATCCAACGGCTCTGCAGATCCGCAACGGCAGCACGTATAGCTTAAAAAGCCCGATGCACAAAGTGGTGTTACAAGCTGAAGGCTGTCCTATTGATAGTAAAGGATTTTGCTCAGCAGAAACCTTTAATCAGGTGGTACAGGAAGGCTTAAAAAGCTGA
- the pagP gene encoding lipid IV(A) palmitoyltransferase PagP — MGIFKRISSTLLIVLSLFTTSVMADNSTPVTATSSATQQPGFNGWWASWKNDVSTTWSASPNHDLYLPAITWHNRATYDREKIDKYNERPWGGGYGISRYDENGDWHGLYFMAFKDSFNKWEPIGGYGYEKIWRPIQGQDFKLGLGYTAAVTARNNYDYVPLPLILPLASVGYERLTFQATYIPGTHNNGNVFFAWLRFQF, encoded by the coding sequence ATGGGTATTTTTAAAAGAATAAGCAGTACATTACTTATCGTACTCTCTCTGTTTACAACATCAGTGATGGCCGATAATTCAACACCGGTAACAGCAACGTCTAGTGCGACACAACAGCCAGGCTTTAATGGCTGGTGGGCGTCGTGGAAAAATGATGTGTCGACTACTTGGAGTGCGTCGCCCAATCATGACCTGTATTTGCCGGCGATTACCTGGCATAACCGCGCAACGTATGATCGCGAGAAAATCGACAAGTACAACGAACGTCCTTGGGGCGGGGGTTACGGTATTTCGCGCTATGATGAAAACGGTGACTGGCACGGCCTCTATTTTATGGCCTTCAAGGATTCCTTTAACAAATGGGAGCCTATCGGTGGCTATGGCTACGAAAAAATTTGGCGTCCGATTCAAGGTCAAGACTTCAAACTTGGCTTAGGCTATACGGCGGCGGTGACGGCACGTAACAACTACGACTATGTGCCTTTACCTTTGATATTGCCTTTGGCATCAGTTGGCTACGAGCGCCTCACCTTCCAGGCGACCTATATCCCTGGTACGCATAATAACGGCAACGTTTTCTTTGCCTGGTTAAGATTTCAATTTTAA
- a CDS encoding molybdenum ABC transporter permease → MLSLWLAIPALALLAIPFLTLISVTPWRGFHLAYGDWHSVSISLGLSAIAIPIIVVMGIPLALWMARSESRWRAWVEAAVMVPLLTPPLAMGILLVSVYGPYGSLGEGLSRLGVSLTNNAGAFVLAQIYGALPYFVMSARAAFEGVPADVEEAGKTLGASRWNILTKLTLPIASRGLATGLAIAWVRVIGEFGIVMVFCYFPQGIPVKLFINLQNDGVDSVYSLLWILLISTLPFPLWCFSRRGKHMKGNILSPSE, encoded by the coding sequence ATGTTAAGTCTGTGGTTAGCTATTCCGGCCCTTGCCCTGTTAGCCATCCCCTTCCTCACGCTTATCTCGGTTACGCCGTGGCGCGGATTTCATCTGGCCTATGGCGACTGGCACTCGGTTAGCATTTCGCTGGGGCTGAGTGCCATCGCGATACCCATAATCGTGGTGATGGGTATTCCGCTGGCGCTGTGGATGGCGCGCAGTGAAAGCCGATGGCGTGCGTGGGTTGAGGCGGCAGTGATGGTCCCTTTACTGACGCCGCCGTTGGCCATGGGGATCCTGCTGGTTTCGGTTTACGGGCCCTACGGCAGTCTGGGGGAAGGCCTTTCTCGTTTGGGGGTTTCACTAACCAATAATGCCGGTGCCTTTGTATTAGCTCAGATCTATGGTGCGCTTCCCTATTTCGTGATGTCGGCGCGAGCAGCGTTTGAAGGCGTGCCTGCCGATGTTGAAGAAGCAGGTAAAACCCTGGGTGCCTCGCGGTGGAATATTCTGACCAAATTGACGCTGCCGATAGCATCAAGAGGACTGGCTACTGGGCTGGCTATTGCGTGGGTCAGGGTTATCGGGGAGTTCGGTATAGTGATGGTATTTTGCTATTTCCCGCAGGGTATCCCGGTAAAACTGTTTATAAATCTGCAAAATGACGGCGTCGACTCGGTCTATTCTCTGCTTTGGATCCTGCTCATTTCTACACTGCCTTTTCCGCTTTGGTGCTTCTCAAGAAGGGGTAAGCATATGAAAGGAAATATCCTTTCGCCCAGCGAGTAA
- a CDS encoding extracellular solute-binding protein — MGSAAAANAADNINVTYAGSMGVVMDKYLGPTFAKQHNVNYQGQGQGAYGMANLLASKKVVADVFVSITPGPIDVLKKAGLVDTSVPVASTSMVIAYNPKGKFAQQFAAIKDHKTGAEPWWKVLQSPGLHFGRTDPATDPQGQNIIFTMMLAEKYYHQPGLTKSVLGETTNPAQVLAEGGLLTRLEAGQVDAASGYKSATRSAKLPYIELPDEINLSNPDMSAKWYDTVSFTIKDNAGKDKTLHTQPLVFYAAVLKNAPNPQAAKEFVAFMKSAEGQKLFQQNGYDKPKGHDY; from the coding sequence ATGGGCAGTGCGGCCGCAGCCAATGCGGCAGATAACATCAACGTCACTTATGCCGGTTCGATGGGCGTGGTGATGGATAAATATCTCGGTCCGACGTTTGCCAAACAGCATAATGTAAATTATCAGGGGCAGGGTCAGGGCGCTTACGGAATGGCGAACCTGCTGGCTTCCAAGAAAGTCGTCGCAGACGTGTTTGTTTCCATCACTCCGGGACCTATCGACGTGCTTAAAAAAGCCGGTCTGGTGGATACCTCTGTTCCGGTTGCCAGCACCAGCATGGTGATTGCTTACAACCCTAAAGGTAAGTTTGCACAGCAGTTTGCAGCGATTAAAGACCATAAAACCGGTGCCGAACCTTGGTGGAAAGTGCTGCAATCGCCGGGGCTGCACTTTGGGCGTACCGATCCTGCTACCGATCCGCAGGGACAAAACATTATTTTCACCATGATGCTGGCAGAAAAGTATTATCACCAGCCGGGGTTGACCAAAAGTGTGCTGGGAGAAACAACCAATCCTGCGCAGGTACTGGCTGAAGGCGGTTTGTTAACGCGTCTTGAAGCGGGTCAGGTTGATGCAGCGTCGGGCTACAAGAGTGCGACTCGTTCCGCTAAGCTGCCGTATATTGAGTTGCCGGATGAAATTAACCTGAGCAATCCTGACATGTCCGCAAAATGGTACGATACCGTCAGCTTCACTATCAAAGACAACGCAGGTAAAGACAAAACGCTGCATACTCAACCGCTGGTGTTCTATGCGGCGGTGCTAAAAAATGCTCCAAACCCTCAGGCTGCCAAAGAGTTTGTGGCCTTTATGAAAAGTGCGGAAGGGCAGAAGTTGTTCCAGCAAAACGGCTATGACAAACCTAAGGGTCATGATTACTAA